A segment of the Nitrospina gracilis 3/211 genome:
CGCCGCTTCGGCGGCACGCTGTACAACCGCACCGCGTTTTCCGGCTCGACAACCGGCCAGCAACTTCTTTATGCCCTGGACGAGCAGGTACGACGGTACGAGTCCGACGGGCTGGTGACCAAACTCGAATGGCACGAATACCTGGGGGCGGTGATCGATGAGACCCTGACCTGCCGGGGCGCAGTGATCCATGACCTGCACACGGGCGAGATATTCACCCTCGCGGGCGACGGCGTGGTGCTGGCCACCGGCGGGCCGACGCAGGTGTACGGCAAGGCCACCGGCTCCACCGTGTGCAACGGGGCTGCGGCGATGTCCGCCTACCTGCAGGGCGCCCGCTACGCCAACGGCGAGTTCATCCAGATCCACCCCACAGCCATTCCCGGGCAGGACAAACTGAGGTTGATGAGCGAGTCGGCGCGCGGCNNNNNNNNNNNNNNNNNNNNNNNNNNNNNNNNNNNNNNNNNNNNNNNNNNNNNNNNNNNNNNNNNNNNNNNNNNNNNNNNNNNNNNNNNNNNNNNNNNNNAGGAAAACCATCCCCTGTTCGGCAACCTGGTGCCACGCGATGTGGCGTCGCGCGAGATCTACGACGTCTGCATCAACCAGGGACTGGGGGTCGGCGGCGAGCAAATGGTTTATCTCGACCTCACCCATCATACCGAGGACTACCTCAACGAGCGGCTGGGCGGCATTCTGGAAATTTACGAAAAGTTCACCGGTGACGACCCGCACAAGGTACCGATGAAAATCTTTCCTGCCGTGCATTACTCGATGGGCGGCATCTGGACGGATTACGAAAGCGAGACACATGGTCTCATCGACCACCAGTCGCCGCGCAACCAGATGACCAACATCCGCGGGCTCTACGCAGCGGGGGAGGCGGATTACCAGTTTCACGGCGCCAACCGTCTGGGTGCCAACTCCCTCCTGAGTTGCATCTATACGGGACTCATGATGGGTCCGGGCATGATCCAGTACAGCAAAAACCTCGACATGCACCACGAGGACGTGTCGTCGCAGGTATTCGAAGACGCGCGCAAACAATGGGAATCGCGTTTTCAAGACATCAAACGCATGAACGGCAAGGAAAACCCGCATATTTTGCAAAAGGAACTGGGCGATATCCTGATGAAAAATGTGCTGATTGTCCGCGAGAACTCCAAGCTGGAAAAGGCATTGACCCTGATTCATGATATCCAAACGCGGTTTCGGGACGTGAAATGCCTGGATACGACGCACTGGTCCAACCCGGCTCCGAGCTTCATCAACCAGCTGCACTGCATGATCCACCTGGCAAAGATCATCACCATCGGGGCCCTCCGGCGTAACGAATTCCGGGGGGCGCATTATAAGCCGGAATTCGACCTGGCACAGCCTGACAACTTTGACCCGCACGAATACGTTGATTACCTGGAAAAAAGCCAGTACGGCGAGGTCGACGAAACCGAGTTCCGCCCCGGACATCTGGAATACATGAAACGTTTTGAGGCCAACAACAAAGAGTGGCTGAAAACCACCCTCGCAGAGTGCAAGGACGGGGAGCCCGCGATCCATTACGAAGACGTGGACACGTCGCAGATCACACCGCGTCCCCGCAAATACGAATGAGGCCGCAGACCATGAGCGAAAAGAAAACAGTACGACTGAAAATCAAGCGGCAGGACACCCCGGATTCCAAACCGTACTGGCAGGAATTTGAAGTGCCTGACCGGGAAAACGCCAATGTGATCTCCTGCCTGATGGACATCCAGAAGAACCCCGTCACTGCCAACAGCCAAACCGTGACGCCCGTGGTTTGGGAGTGCAACTGCCTGGAAGAAGTGTGCGGTTCGTGCACCATGAACATCAACGGACGCGTGCGTCAATCCTGCACAGCGCTGGTGCACCAGCTCGAACAGCCAATCGTGCTGGAGCCGATGAAAAAGTTCCCGGTGGTTCGCGACCTGGCGGTGGACCGCACCCGCATGTTCGACAACCTGAAAAAAGTCCACGCGTGGATCACCATCGACGGCAGTCACGACATCGGCGAAGGTCCGGTGATTTCCGAAAAACAGCGCAACTCCGCCTATTCCCTGGCCGAGTGCATGACCTGCGGCTGTTGCCTGGAAGCCTGCCCGCAATTCGCGCTGGACAACGACTTTCTGGGGGCCTCCACCTTCAGCCAGGTGCGGCTGTTCAACATGCACCCCACCGGAGCCATGGAAAAAGAGGAACGGCTGGAAGCGGTGATGGGAAAAGGCGGCATCGCCGACTGCGGCAACGCGCAGGTTTGCGTGGAAGTCTGCCCCAAGAACATCCCATTGACCGAAAGCATCGCTGAAATCGGCCGCCAGACCACCTGGCAGATGGTCAAAAACCTCATTTTCAAGTGACTCCGCAGGTATGGGAAAAACCGTTTTTTATTCCCATACCGCCTGCATTCTGTTATGATTTTGAACTTAAACTGTTAACGAAAAACCCACTTCCGGGTATTCACTCCACATTTCCAGAATAAGGACGGACGATGAAAGTATCCCTCGCAAGTGCGCTCGGCACCTGTTTCGGCGTCAAGGACGCCATCAATCTGGCGATGGAACCTCAGTTCAAATCCGACCTCACCATCGTGGGTCAGCTGGTCCACAACCGTCAGGTGAATGAATCGTTGAAACGCAACGGTGTCGATCTGGTCAACGGCATCGATGATCTCGATAAAATCAAAACCAAAAAAGTCATGATCACCGCCCACGGCGCCGCCGAAAAGATGAAAGAGGCGCTGGTGGAAGCCGGTCACATTGTTTACGACGCCAGTTGCCCGCTCGTCATGCGCGTGCACAAAACCGTCAAGAGCATGGTTGAGCAGAATTACTTCCCCGTCGTCATCGGGCAGGAAGAACACGTGGAAGTGAAGGGCATCGTCGGCGATCTCGACGACTACATCGTCATCAACAACGAGGAAGACCTCGAAAAACTGCGTGCCGCGCCCACCAAGCGGTTCGGCATCGTCAGCCAGACCACCCAGCAGATGGAAAAGGTGGAAAACCTGGTGCGTAAAATCCGCGAGATGGACTGCGTGGAAGACGTCGCCTTCGTCAACACCATCTGCCAGCCAACCCGCGACCGGCAGATTGCGGTGCGCGACCTGGCGGACCAGGTGGATCTGATGATCGTCATCGGAGGTTACAATTCCTCCAACACCAAGAAACTGGTTCAGGTGTGCGACGAGAAAGATGTCGAAGCGCATCACATTGAAGCCGCCACCCAGTTGGACCGGAGCTGGTTCACCAATAAAAAACACGTGGGAATCACCGCCGGAACCAGCACCCCGGAATACGTGATCAACGAAGTCCACACTGCCATTTTGAAAATCGCGCAGGAAATGGAAGAAATGTCACAGGCCACACACCAGGCCTCTTGACTTCATTCCGGAGGGTCACCCCACATGACGGGTCCCGTACTTTGGATACACAATGCAGGATTGGGAATATTGCAGACAGATGTTGCCGAAGGTCAGCCGTACCTTCGCTCTCAATATCACCGTTCTCAAGGATGACCTGCACCGCAGTATCCTGACCGCCTACCTGTTCTGCCGCATCGTCGATACCGTGGAAGACGCAGCGGAGCTCGATCCCAAAATCAAAATCCGCCTCCTGCAGGAGTTCTCGCACATCATTGAGGACCCCGACCACCGTGCCCGGAACCTGGATCGCTGGGTGGAGGATTGCCGCGCCGTGGACGGCTCGGAAAACGATCTTGACCTGCTGATCAACACACCGCGCGTGTTCAACGTGTTCGACTCTCTACCCGTGAACCATCAGGAACAGATCGTTCCCTCAGTCTCGCGCATGGCACGGGGCATGGCCTACTTTCAGCAGAAGTTCTCATTCAACGAAATCACCCTGCTTGAAGACGAGCACGAGCTGGAAGAATACTGCTACTTTGTTGCCGGGTTGGTGGGCGAAATGCTGTGCAACCTGTTCTTCCAGGAGATCCCGAACCTGTCGCCAAAATCCAGGGAGACGATGCAGCGTACTGCGGTTTCCTTTGGACTGGGATTGCAGATGACGAATATCTCAAAGGACATTATTGTGGATCGTGGCCGCGGCTGGTCGTACATCCCGCGTTCATATATCATCGGGCAGGGGCTGACGGTAGAGGAGTTCAACGCCGGCACCTCCATCAATCAGAATCTCGAAGTGATGGAACGCCTTCTACACAAAACCCTGGGCCACCTGGAGGATGCCCTGCGTTTCACTCTGGCCATTCCGCGATACCAGACGCGTATCCGGCTGTTCTGCATCTGGCCGTTATGGATGGCTATGGAGACCGTTGCTGTTCTCCACAACAACCAGTCGTTGCTCAACTCCGATGATCCGGTTAAAATCTCGCGGTCCACGGTACGCCGTATTCTGCGACGCACGCGTTTGTTGTGTTACTCGGACCTTCTTCTGAAGTGGGCCTTTGGAGACATTAAAAAACGGGCGCAGCTGAAAAACCCGCCACGTTTCGATCTCGATGCCCTCAATGACCGGCTTAATAGAATTTCCCTGGATTCCCTCGGAAACGAAACTGCACTTTCGCACTGAGACCATGAGCGATAAAGAACGATTCATCGATAACGGCGACGGCACCATCAAGGACACCCTTCACGACCTGCTGTGGACAAAGGAAGACTCATGGCAGGCCGAACAGAAATGGCTGACCTGGGACGAGGCGCTGGAATACTGCAAAAAGCTGACGACCA
Coding sequences within it:
- a CDS encoding FAD-binding protein, whose amino-acid sequence is MPKRQPKFIVIGGGLAGLSLTMKLCENNAQVVLVSYQPVKRSHSVCAQGGINAAINSKGEGDSPDIHFYDTVKGGDFLAHQPLVRDMCFQAPAIIHLMDRMGVTFNRTPEGHLDFRRFGGTLYNRTAFSGSTTGQQLLYALDEQVRRYESDGLVTKLEWHEYLGAVIDETLTCRGAVIHDLHTGEIFTLAGDGVVLATGGPTQVYGKATGSTVCNGAAAMSAYLQGARYANGEFIQIHPTAIPGQDKLRLMSESARG
- a CDS encoding FAD-binding protein, yielding ENHPLFGNLVPRDVASREIYDVCINQGLGVGGEQMVYLDLTHHTEDYLNERLGGILEIYEKFTGDDPHKVPMKIFPAVHYSMGGIWTDYESETHGLIDHQSPRNQMTNIRGLYAAGEADYQFHGANRLGANSLLSCIYTGLMMGPGMIQYSKNLDMHHEDVSSQVFEDARKQWESRFQDIKRMNGKENPHILQKELGDILMKNVLIVRENSKLEKALTLIHDIQTRFRDVKCLDTTHWSNPAPSFINQLHCMIHLAKIITIGALRRNEFRGAHYKPEFDLAQPDNFDPHEYVDYLEKSQYGEVDETEFRPGHLEYMKRFEANNKEWLKTTLAECKDGEPAIHYEDVDTSQITPRPRKYE
- the sdhB gene encoding succinate dehydrogenase iron-sulfur subunit, producing MSEKKTVRLKIKRQDTPDSKPYWQEFEVPDRENANVISCLMDIQKNPVTANSQTVTPVVWECNCLEEVCGSCTMNINGRVRQSCTALVHQLEQPIVLEPMKKFPVVRDLAVDRTRMFDNLKKVHAWITIDGSHDIGEGPVISEKQRNSAYSLAECMTCGCCLEACPQFALDNDFLGASTFSQVRLFNMHPTGAMEKEERLEAVMGKGGIADCGNAQVCVEVCPKNIPLTESIAEIGRQTTWQMVKNLIFK
- the ispH gene encoding 4-hydroxy-3-methylbut-2-enyl diphosphate reductase produces the protein MKVSLASALGTCFGVKDAINLAMEPQFKSDLTIVGQLVHNRQVNESLKRNGVDLVNGIDDLDKIKTKKVMITAHGAAEKMKEALVEAGHIVYDASCPLVMRVHKTVKSMVEQNYFPVVIGQEEHVEVKGIVGDLDDYIVINNEEDLEKLRAAPTKRFGIVSQTTQQMEKVENLVRKIREMDCVEDVAFVNTICQPTRDRQIAVRDLADQVDLMIVIGGYNSSNTKKLVQVCDEKDVEAHHIEAATQLDRSWFTNKKHVGITAGTSTPEYVINEVHTAILKIAQEMEEMSQATHQAS
- a CDS encoding squalene/phytoene synthase family protein, with product MQDWEYCRQMLPKVSRTFALNITVLKDDLHRSILTAYLFCRIVDTVEDAAELDPKIKIRLLQEFSHIIEDPDHRARNLDRWVEDCRAVDGSENDLDLLINTPRVFNVFDSLPVNHQEQIVPSVSRMARGMAYFQQKFSFNEITLLEDEHELEEYCYFVAGLVGEMLCNLFFQEIPNLSPKSRETMQRTAVSFGLGLQMTNISKDIIVDRGRGWSYIPRSYIIGQGLTVEEFNAGTSINQNLEVMERLLHKTLGHLEDALRFTLAIPRYQTRIRLFCIWPLWMAMETVAVLHNNQSLLNSDDPVKISRSTVRRILRRTRLLCYSDLLLKWAFGDIKKRAQLKNPPRFDLDALNDRLNRISLDSLGNETALSH